One Flavobacteriales bacterium DNA window includes the following coding sequences:
- a CDS encoding FkbM family methyltransferase has translation MSKEKVFLDVGINLGQTLIKVKAVHQAIHYIGFEPNPQCVCYTNEVIKANAFGNTEIFPVGIGEQSTILKLNLFSDSDHDSAASVVEDFRGPERVKKSINVPIFSGSDLPINTDSEIGIIKIDVEGAELEVLKGLKDQIDADRPFVMIEILPVYNRKNQQRLERQNEIQKLLSQWDYSIFRVIKSDDKFIDLIEIDSFEVHSDLNLCEYILTPNERKSKLVRALTVTDK, from the coding sequence TTGTCTAAGGAGAAAGTATTTCTGGACGTTGGTATCAACCTGGGGCAGACATTAATCAAAGTCAAAGCAGTCCATCAGGCCATTCATTATATCGGGTTTGAACCCAATCCACAGTGTGTTTGCTACACGAATGAGGTGATCAAAGCCAATGCGTTTGGAAATACAGAAATTTTCCCGGTTGGGATTGGGGAACAATCAACGATACTTAAATTAAACTTATTCAGTGATTCGGATCATGACAGTGCTGCTTCGGTTGTGGAAGATTTCCGTGGCCCGGAAAGAGTGAAAAAGTCCATCAATGTCCCGATTTTCAGTGGTTCTGACTTGCCAATCAACACCGATTCTGAAATTGGGATCATCAAGATTGATGTTGAGGGTGCCGAACTAGAGGTGTTAAAAGGCTTGAAAGATCAAATAGATGCGGACAGACCGTTTGTCATGATCGAAATTTTGCCCGTATATAACCGGAAGAACCAACAACGGCTTGAAAGACAAAATGAAATTCAGAAGTTGCTATCTCAATGGGATTATTCCATCTTCAGGGTGATCAAAAGTGATGACAAGTTCATTGACCTGATTGAAATCGATTCATTTGAAGTTCATTCAGACCTGAACCTGTGTGAATACATTCTTACCCCGAACGAACGAAAATCCAAGCTTGTGAGGGCATTGACAGTCACAGACAAATAA
- the arr gene encoding NAD(+)--rifampin ADP-ribosyltransferase — translation MTNTKATPPDTNPDSETYYHGTKADFKPGDMIRAGFNSNFGQRKKAAYVYLTATLDAATWGAELAIGEGRGRIYIVEPTGPFEDDPNLTNKKFPGNPTRSYRTKDPLRVIGEVADWQGHPPEQLKAMKDHLENLKKQGIEAIED, via the coding sequence ATGACAAACACCAAAGCGACACCCCCCGACACCAACCCGGATTCTGAAACCTACTATCACGGCACAAAAGCTGATTTCAAACCGGGGGATATGATCCGGGCCGGTTTTAACTCCAACTTCGGCCAGCGGAAAAAAGCAGCCTACGTATACTTAACAGCCACCCTGGATGCCGCCACCTGGGGGGCTGAACTGGCCATAGGAGAAGGCCGCGGCCGGATATACATCGTGGAACCTACAGGTCCGTTTGAAGATGACCCCAACCTGACCAACAAAAAATTCCCCGGCAACCCAACCAGGTCATACAGAACGAAAGACCCACTTCGGGTGATTGGAGAAGTTGCAGACTGGCAAGGTCACCCACCGGAACAACTCAAGGCCATGAAAGATCATCTTGAAAATCTTAAGAAACAGGGCATAGAGGCCATTGAGGATTGA
- a CDS encoding helix-turn-helix transcriptional regulator has product MDRLATFVKERRKEVHLTQEEFAERAGVALTVVRKIEQGKTNLNMDKVNLVLRMFGHELAPVNSRSIGA; this is encoded by the coding sequence ATGGATAGACTGGCAACGTTTGTTAAAGAACGGCGAAAGGAGGTTCATCTCACCCAGGAGGAATTTGCCGAACGTGCAGGTGTGGCACTTACCGTGGTGCGCAAAATCGAACAGGGTAAAACGAATCTGAACATGGATAAGGTGAATCTGGTGCTCCGCATGTTCGGACATGAACTGGCTCCTGTGAACAGTAGAAGTATCGGCGCATGA
- a CDS encoding FMN-binding glutamate synthase family protein, with translation MKEAIRFTFVVFFILCIVVCFVITPLYSLLGTALLLTILGLYDLFQTKHTILRNFPILGHMRYLLEMIGPELHQYFVESNTDGKPIDRNHRSYIYERAKLENETHPFGTELDVNEEQFKWMQHSTFPGPKLQAFPREIVGGPDCKKPYSASLFNISAMSFGALSKNAITALNLGAKAGNFYHNTGEGGISEYHLQGGDLVYEVGTGYFGCRTEDGHFSAEKFREKASLKEVRMIEIKLSQGAKPGHGGVLPARKNNEEIARIRGVRPFTEVLSPPGHNAFQDAEGLLHFVQQLRELSEGKPIGFKLAIGRKEEFTNICEKMVSTGIKPDFITIDGAEGGTGAAPIDFSNYVGMPWEDALVFAVDTLRGYGLKDEIRIITATKIFTAFDILKALCIGADICNSARGMMLALGCIQALRCNTNECPTGVATNNPKYMRGLVVSDKWKRVKNYQEQTLDDFLALLAASGCTSLEQLNRKLISKKENNQIRSYAEIYPDVEKGCYL, from the coding sequence ATGAAAGAAGCCATCCGGTTCACCTTCGTCGTCTTTTTCATATTGTGCATCGTGGTGTGCTTTGTTATTACTCCTTTATACAGCCTTCTGGGAACCGCTCTACTTTTAACTATACTCGGATTGTATGATCTCTTTCAGACGAAACACACCATTCTCAGGAATTTTCCGATCCTGGGACACATGCGTTACTTGCTTGAAATGATCGGCCCGGAACTCCATCAATACTTCGTGGAATCCAATACAGATGGTAAACCGATCGACAGAAATCACAGGAGCTATATCTATGAAAGGGCAAAGCTGGAGAATGAAACACATCCGTTCGGAACAGAACTCGATGTCAACGAAGAGCAGTTCAAATGGATGCAGCACAGCACCTTTCCAGGTCCAAAACTCCAGGCATTCCCGAGAGAGATCGTTGGCGGACCCGATTGTAAAAAACCATACTCCGCCAGTCTTTTTAACATATCGGCAATGAGCTTCGGGGCATTGAGCAAAAATGCGATCACCGCGCTGAATCTTGGAGCAAAAGCAGGAAACTTCTACCACAACACCGGAGAAGGTGGGATTTCGGAATATCATCTCCAGGGTGGAGACCTGGTTTATGAAGTGGGCACAGGCTACTTTGGATGCCGTACGGAAGACGGTCATTTTTCCGCCGAAAAATTCCGTGAAAAAGCCTCCCTGAAAGAAGTCAGAATGATCGAGATCAAACTGTCGCAAGGTGCCAAACCCGGTCACGGAGGCGTGCTGCCTGCCAGGAAGAACAACGAAGAGATCGCCCGGATAAGAGGGGTCAGACCTTTTACCGAGGTCCTTTCACCACCGGGGCACAACGCTTTTCAGGATGCCGAAGGACTGCTTCACTTCGTTCAACAGCTGCGGGAACTTTCGGAGGGAAAACCCATCGGCTTCAAGCTGGCCATCGGCCGTAAGGAAGAGTTTACCAACATCTGTGAAAAGATGGTGTCAACCGGTATCAAACCGGATTTCATTACCATCGATGGTGCCGAAGGAGGCACGGGTGCTGCACCCATAGACTTCTCCAATTACGTGGGCATGCCATGGGAAGATGCGCTGGTTTTTGCAGTGGATACCCTTCGGGGATACGGCCTTAAGGATGAGATCAGGATCATCACCGCCACAAAAATCTTTACCGCATTTGATATTCTTAAAGCCCTGTGCATAGGTGCGGATATTTGTAATTCGGCAAGAGGCATGATGCTGGCCCTGGGTTGTATTCAGGCATTAAGATGTAACACCAATGAGTGTCCGACCGGCGTAGCTACCAACAATCCGAAATACATGCGGGGACTCGTGGTTTCTGATAAATGGAAACGGGTAAAGAATTACCAGGAACAAACCCTGGATGATTTCCTGGCTCTGCTCGCTGCATCCGGTTGCACTTCTCTGGAGCAACTCAATAGAAAGTTGATCTCAAAAAAAGAGAACAACCAGATAAGGTCCTACGCCGAGATATACCCCGATGTAGAAAAAGGTTGTTACTTGTGA
- a CDS encoding DUF2200 domain-containing protein yields MQNTRIFKMSFASVYPHYIAKAEKKGRTKDEVDEIIRWLTGYDQKALQKVIDDKTDFETFFAQVPQLNPNVSKITGVICGYRVEEIEDPLMQKIRYLDKLVDELAKGKAMEKILRK; encoded by the coding sequence ATGCAAAATACGCGGATATTCAAGATGTCATTTGCCAGTGTGTATCCCCACTATATTGCGAAAGCAGAAAAGAAGGGACGCACAAAAGATGAAGTGGATGAAATCATTCGATGGCTCACGGGATATGACCAGAAAGCACTGCAAAAAGTGATCGATGACAAGACGGACTTTGAGACCTTCTTTGCACAAGTGCCGCAACTTAACCCCAACGTATCCAAGATCACCGGGGTGATATGCGGCTACCGCGTGGAAGAAATCGAAGATCCCCTCATGCAAAAGATCCGGTACCTTGACAAACTGGTTGATGAGCTGGCCAAAGGAAAGGCGATGGAAAAGATCTTAAGAAAATAA
- a CDS encoding HipA N-terminal domain-containing protein gives MRSGKVFYKNHLAGIITETNEGDYIFRYDDQYVKEHPGDFITFTMPVRNDPYADTRLFPFFEGLIPEGWLLNIASENWKINRNDRMGLLLACCRNCIGAVSVEPISDADAS, from the coding sequence ATGAGAAGCGGAAAAGTGTTTTATAAAAATCATCTGGCCGGAATCATTACAGAAACCAATGAAGGGGATTACATTTTTCGGTATGATGACCAATATGTGAAAGAACACCCCGGGGATTTTATCACATTCACCATGCCGGTGAGAAATGACCCATATGCGGATACACGGCTCTTTCCCTTTTTTGAGGGGTTGATTCCCGAAGGATGGTTATTGAATATCGCTTCAGAAAACTGGAAGATCAATCGAAATGATCGCATGGGATTGTTGCTGGCATGTTGCCGGAACTGTATTGGCGCTGTGAGTGTGGAACCAATCTCCGATGCAGATGCCAGCTAA
- a CDS encoding HipA domain-containing protein, translating to MPAKCLYCYRTIEQEHDFHEKCSSDFFGTSKPPAIEYSLDQMDELARQVVERSVAVPGVQPKLSMSLVKKTREEPDTRLTVVDALGGQYILKPPSDRFPQMPENEHLTMRMAETFGIRVVPSSLIRLASGELSYISKRVDRTEKGEKIHMIDMFQITEAFDKYKSSMEKVGKALDRYSDNTLLDKIFYFELALFSFLTGNNDMHLKNFSMIESTSGWALSPAYDLLNVSIANPDDDEELALTLDGKKRKLKREHFEHLGQVLDLTEKQITGAFNRMVRNRPEAIRWIDRSFLSDDMKKAYKKLLQSRYKQLQLR from the coding sequence ATGCCAGCTAAGTGTTTGTATTGCTACAGAACGATAGAACAGGAACATGACTTTCATGAAAAATGTTCATCGGATTTCTTTGGAACTTCAAAACCACCAGCCATAGAATATTCGCTGGATCAGATGGATGAACTTGCCAGGCAGGTTGTGGAACGAAGTGTTGCCGTCCCCGGTGTTCAACCGAAACTATCCATGTCGTTAGTGAAGAAAACCAGGGAAGAACCGGATACCCGGCTGACGGTAGTAGACGCTTTGGGTGGACAGTACATTCTCAAGCCTCCTTCCGACCGCTTTCCGCAAATGCCCGAGAATGAACATCTGACCATGCGTATGGCTGAAACATTTGGAATCCGGGTAGTCCCCTCCTCTCTGATCCGGTTGGCATCGGGAGAACTTTCATATATCAGCAAGCGCGTTGACCGCACCGAAAAAGGAGAAAAGATCCACATGATCGATATGTTCCAGATTACGGAGGCATTTGATAAGTACAAAAGCTCGATGGAGAAAGTGGGCAAAGCACTCGATCGTTATTCGGATAACACCTTGCTCGATAAGATCTTCTATTTTGAACTGGCCTTGTTTTCATTCCTGACCGGAAACAATGACATGCACCTGAAGAACTTTTCAATGATTGAAAGTACATCAGGGTGGGCACTATCTCCCGCTTATGATCTCCTCAACGTCTCCATAGCAAACCCCGATGACGACGAAGAACTTGCACTTACATTGGATGGCAAGAAAAGGAAATTGAAGCGGGAACATTTCGAACACCTGGGACAGGTTCTGGATCTTACCGAAAAACAGATCACAGGTGCATTTAACCGAATGGTCAGAAACAGACCCGAGGCAATCCGTTGGATAGACCGGTCGTTTTTATCCGATGATATGAAAAAGGCGTACAAGAAACTTTTACAATCAAGATACAAGCAACTGCAATTGCGATAA
- a CDS encoding DUF4256 domain-containing protein yields MNTKNQLSPDQQRGLLYTLKTRFEKNMNLHKGLAWNDVQARLEAHPKKLWSLNEMEETGGEPDVIGLDKKTGEYLFCDCAPESPKGRRSFCYDREALDSRKQHKPKNSALDVAAEMGLEMLSEEQYRELQKLGDFDLKTSSWIKTPPAIRKLGGALFCDRRFDHVFTYHNGAESYYAARGFRGMLRV; encoded by the coding sequence ATGAATACTAAGAATCAGTTGTCTCCTGATCAACAACGCGGACTGCTTTACACCCTTAAAACCCGGTTTGAAAAGAACATGAATCTTCACAAAGGCCTTGCCTGGAATGATGTACAGGCTAGACTAGAAGCTCATCCGAAAAAACTGTGGTCCCTCAACGAAATGGAAGAAACCGGTGGCGAACCTGATGTCATTGGCCTGGACAAGAAAACGGGTGAATACCTTTTTTGTGATTGTGCTCCCGAAAGTCCGAAGGGCCGTCGGAGCTTTTGTTACGACAGGGAAGCGCTGGATTCAAGAAAGCAGCACAAACCCAAAAACAGTGCATTGGATGTGGCGGCGGAAATGGGCTTAGAGATGTTATCCGAAGAACAATACCGCGAACTGCAAAAGCTGGGAGATTTTGACTTGAAGACTTCCAGCTGGATAAAAACACCACCCGCCATCAGAAAGCTTGGCGGAGCTTTATTCTGTGACCGTAGGTTTGATCATGTGTTTACCTATCACAACGGTGCGGAGTCATACTATGCCGCCCGGGGATTCAGAGGGATGCTGCGGGTGTGA